In Planctomycetia bacterium, a genomic segment contains:
- a CDS encoding biopolymer transporter ExbD produces the protein MAVNIKQSKTSGTINFTPLIDCVFLLLIFFLVGSKLEEEERELPIVLPQASEARPLTSKPKELFVNVGRDGQYVVQSTECSAGQLEQLLKQASSNNPGRQSVIIRADERCEWKHVVLVMDLCNKANIRDYRVTTAPRDG, from the coding sequence ATGGCCGTCAATATCAAGCAATCAAAAACTTCCGGCACGATCAACTTCACGCCGTTGATTGATTGCGTGTTTTTGTTGCTGATCTTTTTTCTGGTCGGCAGCAAGCTCGAAGAAGAGGAGCGCGAATTGCCGATCGTGCTGCCGCAGGCCAGCGAGGCGCGCCCGCTCACCAGCAAGCCGAAGGAATTGTTTGTTAACGTCGGCCGCGACGGTCAGTACGTGGTGCAGAGCACGGAATGTTCCGCGGGGCAATTGGAACAACTCCTCAAACAGGCATCCTCCAACAACCCGGGCCGGCAATCGGTCATCATTCGCGCCGACGAGCGCTGCGAATGGAAGCACGTCGTCCTGGTGATGGACCTATGCAACAAGGCGAACATCCGCGATTATCGAGTCACCACGGCGCCGCGCGACGGATAA
- a CDS encoding MotA/TolQ/ExbB proton channel family protein has translation MNDNSMFDRAQALARFVAWHAVFAIAIWCVAARTSHAQDAQPVDAERLAEEKLAAPTASEDTAAAEPAAAFQQPAFPSLLEMFFAGGILMWPILFMSFVVVIFGCERLIALRRRRVIPPRLVRQLIEQSSKTGGLDPKAAYRLCQQYPSAAASVLKEILLKLGRPHSEVEAIKKDVADREANRLFNNVRPINLAASVAPLLGLLGTVQGMIMAFFVTANLPAGQNKTQFLAQGIYIALVTTFAGLTVAIPAVMTAHFFEGRIQRLFTEIDEFLLGLLPHLERFEGKQRVTPGDLEREKPAAVRRPVESPMLAVPAAKE, from the coding sequence ATGAACGACAATTCGATGTTTGACCGAGCGCAAGCCTTGGCGCGCTTCGTGGCCTGGCACGCGGTGTTTGCGATCGCCATCTGGTGCGTTGCTGCGCGCACGAGTCATGCGCAAGACGCTCAGCCTGTTGATGCTGAGCGCTTGGCGGAAGAAAAGCTCGCCGCGCCGACTGCCTCTGAAGACACGGCCGCCGCCGAGCCAGCGGCGGCATTTCAGCAGCCGGCGTTTCCGAGCTTACTGGAGATGTTCTTCGCCGGCGGCATTCTGATGTGGCCGATTTTGTTCATGTCATTTGTCGTGGTGATTTTCGGCTGCGAGCGCCTGATCGCGTTGCGCCGGCGCCGCGTGATTCCGCCACGACTCGTCCGTCAACTCATCGAACAGAGTTCCAAGACCGGCGGGCTCGATCCCAAAGCAGCATATCGGCTCTGTCAGCAGTATCCGTCCGCGGCGGCGTCGGTGCTCAAGGAGATCCTGCTTAAGTTGGGCCGGCCGCATAGCGAAGTCGAGGCGATCAAGAAAGACGTCGCTGATCGCGAGGCGAATCGGCTGTTCAACAACGTACGGCCGATCAATCTGGCGGCCAGCGTCGCGCCACTGCTGGGACTGCTCGGCACCGTGCAAGGCATGATCATGGCCTTCTTCGTCACCGCCAATCTGCCCGCCGGACAAAATAAGACGCAGTTCCTGGCCCAGGGCATTTATATCGCGCTCGTGACGACCTTCGCCGGACTCACTGTGGCGATTCCTGCAGTGATGACCGCCCATTTTTTTGAAGGTCGCATTCAACGGCTGTTCACGGAAATCGACGAGTTCTTGCTCGGACTGCTGCCGCATTTGGAACGCTTCGAAGGGAAGCAACGCGTCACGCCTGGCGACCTGGAACGCGAGAAACCCGCCGCGGTGCGTCGGCCGGTGGAATCACCAATGCTCGCCGTCCCGGCGGCCAAGGAGTAG